A stretch of Planctomycetaceae bacterium DNA encodes these proteins:
- a CDS encoding sulfatase, producing the protein MRHFPTRLFFLLTLTATGAVASVAEAQDRKPNILFIAIDDQNDWIGCLNGHPQIQTPNIDALATRGTVFLNAHCQAPLCNPSRTSLLTGRRPSTTGIYGLAPWFRDIEDLKDIVTLPQYLRQHGYQALSTGKIYHGGYGRQANDDEFDKLGPPAGVGARPATPLVETPAKHPLVDWGVFPHQDEDKGDWKVASWAVDELAKQPEEPFFLSVGFFLPHVPCYATQKWFDLYPEDTLQLPPFLENDRQDTPRFSWYLHWKLPEPRHDFLVDANQWKNLVRSYMACTSFVDSQVGRVLQALEASGRADNTIVVLWSDHGWHLGEKRITGKNTLWDRSTRVPLIFAGPGITAGARCEQPAELLDIFPTLIDLCGLPPRNDLEGHSLLPQLQDSSAERPWPAITTHNAGNHGIRSRDWRYIQYADGSEELYDMRSDPNEWTNLAGHDQFAAVLKEHRRWIPSSRQPVPGSAHRILLYKDDGTAIWEGSEIKSGDPIPELTR; encoded by the coding sequence ATGCGACACTTTCCGACACGGCTGTTTTTCCTTCTGACTCTGACCGCGACAGGTGCTGTTGCTTCCGTCGCGGAAGCTCAGGACCGGAAGCCCAATATTCTGTTCATTGCCATCGATGACCAGAACGACTGGATCGGCTGTCTGAACGGTCATCCTCAGATTCAGACACCCAACATCGACGCGCTGGCGACTCGCGGAACCGTATTCCTGAACGCTCACTGCCAGGCTCCGCTGTGTAATCCGTCCAGAACCAGCCTGCTGACCGGACGGCGACCGTCGACGACCGGCATCTACGGGCTGGCTCCGTGGTTTCGCGACATTGAAGACCTGAAGGACATCGTCACGCTGCCGCAGTATCTTCGTCAGCACGGCTACCAGGCTCTCAGCACCGGCAAGATTTATCACGGCGGCTACGGTCGCCAGGCGAATGATGATGAATTCGACAAGCTCGGGCCGCCAGCGGGAGTCGGAGCACGGCCGGCGACACCGCTCGTGGAGACGCCTGCCAAACATCCGCTGGTCGACTGGGGCGTCTTTCCTCACCAGGACGAAGACAAGGGAGACTGGAAGGTCGCATCATGGGCCGTCGACGAACTTGCGAAGCAGCCGGAGGAACCGTTTTTCCTGTCCGTCGGCTTCTTTCTGCCGCATGTGCCCTGCTACGCGACTCAGAAATGGTTTGATCTGTACCCGGAAGACACGCTGCAGTTACCACCGTTCCTGGAAAATGACCGGCAGGACACACCGCGGTTTTCGTGGTATCTGCACTGGAAACTTCCCGAACCGCGGCACGACTTTCTGGTTGACGCCAATCAATGGAAGAACCTGGTGCGGTCCTACATGGCGTGTACCAGTTTTGTCGACAGCCAGGTGGGTCGAGTCCTGCAGGCTCTGGAAGCCAGCGGCCGCGCCGACAACACCATCGTTGTGCTTTGGTCCGATCACGGCTGGCATCTGGGCGAAAAACGCATCACCGGAAAAAACACGCTGTGGGATCGTTCCACGCGAGTCCCGCTGATCTTCGCCGGCCCGGGAATCACCGCCGGAGCACGCTGCGAACAGCCGGCCGAACTTCTGGATATCTTCCCGACGCTCATCGACCTCTGCGGTCTGCCTCCGCGAAACGATCTGGAAGGACATTCTCTGCTTCCTCAACTGCAGGATTCGTCCGCCGAACGTCCGTGGCCGGCGATCACGACACACAACGCCGGCAACCACGGAATTCGTTCAAGGGACTGGCGATACATCCAATACGCCGACGGCTCGGAAGAACTTTACGACATGCGCAGTGATCCGAACGAATGGACAAACCTGGCCGGCCATGACCAGTTTGCAGCCGTCCTGAAGGAACACCGCCGCTGGATTCCCTCCAGCCGGCAACCTGTCCCCGGCAGTGCTCACCGGATCCTGTTGTACAAAGACGACGGCACAGCCATCTGGGAAGGCAGCGAAATCAAATCCGGCGATCCCATTCCGGAGCTGACGCGATAA
- a CDS encoding DUF2200 domain-containing protein, with amino-acid sequence MSRTASHDARIAAMTFSRVYPLYVAKVEKKGRTKEELHQVISWLTGFDEKALQKHISDDVTFEQFFQQATLNPNARLITGVICGYRVEEIDNPLTQQVRYLDKLVDELARGRKMEKILRAE; translated from the coding sequence ATGAGCCGTACCGCCAGCCACGATGCCAGAATTGCGGCGATGACGTTTTCGCGCGTATACCCGCTGTACGTCGCGAAGGTCGAAAAGAAGGGCCGGACAAAGGAAGAGCTGCATCAGGTGATTTCCTGGCTCACGGGTTTCGATGAAAAGGCATTGCAGAAGCACATTAGCGATGATGTGACTTTCGAACAGTTTTTTCAGCAGGCGACGCTGAACCCAAATGCACGCCTCATCACTGGCGTCATCTGCGGATATCGGGTTGAAGAGATTGACAATCCATTGACGCAACAGGTCAGATACCTGGACAAATTGGTCGACGAACTGGCAAGGGGACGGAAGATGGAAAAGATTCTTCGCGCCGAATGA
- a CDS encoding DUF1549 and DUF1553 domain-containing protein has protein sequence MNRNLTLPNRCCRRRRVVTAVAVVFVVLAFAVRTPAIADDSFVDSAGTREPAEAPITEADRNHWSFQPLKRTMPPVMEDATWIRNPIDAFVAAKLKELGLRPQPEAPPESLIRRLHLVLTGLPPTVQAIDDDLSNSSEAAGDDVVDKLLNSQAYGERWAQHWLDIARFAETDGFEHDKLRPDAWKFRDWVIQALNDDMPYDEFLRQQLAGDELYPDDESAAVATRFCLSGPDMPDINSQDERRHTLLNELTSTVGSALLALQMGCAECHDHKYDPISQADFYRLRAVFEPAVQVTKNQTIAGLHERLPVADVSHIMLRGDFRRPGPEVRPSVPRIASAESFTFRPVELQNSTGRRLALANWITDRENPLTARVIVNRVWQHHFGTGLSITPSDFGIMGEQPAHPELLDWLAAWLMDHDWSLKRLHRLIVTSATWRQRSHLPDDATPVQRLQWQESVTADPAARMLSRYPRWRLEGEAVRDAMLLAAGCLNRESGGPGIQPPLPDELLNTLLKNQWTVTDDPKQHDRRSIYVFARRNLRYPIFDVFDRPDANASCPRRSVSTTAPQSLHLLNSKFSLATAERFATSVSGETSVTSEQITEVFRRGLGRYPTADELAAATEFLSHPDTENGLAHLCLVIFNLNEFIYVD, from the coding sequence ATGAACAGAAATCTGACCCTGCCGAATCGCTGCTGTCGCCGTCGCCGAGTTGTGACTGCCGTCGCTGTTGTCTTCGTCGTGCTGGCGTTCGCCGTTCGAACTCCGGCCATCGCGGATGATTCGTTTGTCGACTCAGCGGGCACGCGCGAACCTGCGGAGGCTCCCATTACTGAAGCGGACCGGAACCACTGGTCGTTTCAGCCGCTGAAGCGAACGATGCCGCCGGTAATGGAAGACGCAACCTGGATTCGGAATCCCATCGACGCGTTCGTGGCTGCGAAGCTGAAGGAACTGGGGCTGCGTCCTCAACCCGAAGCACCACCGGAATCTCTGATTCGCAGGCTGCATCTCGTCCTGACAGGCCTGCCGCCCACTGTGCAGGCCATCGACGACGATCTATCCAACTCGTCCGAAGCGGCGGGCGATGACGTCGTCGACAAGTTGCTGAATTCACAAGCCTACGGCGAACGGTGGGCTCAGCACTGGCTGGACATCGCTCGATTCGCGGAGACCGATGGTTTCGAACACGACAAGCTGCGACCGGATGCATGGAAGTTCCGCGATTGGGTGATTCAGGCACTGAACGATGATATGCCCTACGACGAGTTTCTGCGGCAGCAGCTTGCCGGAGACGAACTCTATCCCGACGACGAATCCGCCGCCGTCGCAACGCGGTTTTGTCTGTCGGGTCCCGACATGCCCGACATCAATTCTCAGGACGAACGCCGCCACACACTGCTGAACGAATTGACGTCAACGGTCGGTTCGGCACTGCTGGCTCTGCAGATGGGCTGCGCTGAGTGTCACGATCACAAGTACGACCCGATCAGCCAGGCCGACTTCTATCGGCTGCGTGCCGTTTTTGAACCCGCCGTTCAGGTCACGAAGAATCAGACGATTGCCGGCCTGCACGAACGGCTGCCCGTTGCTGACGTCAGCCACATCATGCTGCGAGGTGATTTTCGCCGACCCGGCCCGGAAGTTCGTCCGTCTGTACCGCGAATCGCTTCCGCTGAATCGTTTACGTTTCGTCCCGTGGAATTACAGAATTCCACCGGCCGAAGATTGGCCCTGGCGAACTGGATCACGGATCGCGAAAACCCTCTGACGGCGCGCGTGATCGTCAATCGTGTGTGGCAGCATCACTTCGGCACGGGTCTGAGCATTACGCCCAGCGATTTTGGAATCATGGGCGAACAGCCTGCGCACCCCGAACTGCTCGACTGGCTTGCTGCATGGCTGATGGATCACGACTGGAGCCTGAAGCGGCTTCACCGGCTGATCGTCACGTCGGCCACCTGGCGGCAGCGCAGCCACCTTCCCGACGATGCAACACCGGTGCAACGCCTCCAGTGGCAGGAATCCGTAACCGCGGATCCCGCCGCGCGGATGCTGTCACGCTATCCTCGCTGGCGGCTGGAAGGCGAAGCGGTGCGAGACGCGATGCTGCTGGCGGCTGGCTGCCTGAACCGCGAATCGGGAGGTCCGGGAATTCAGCCGCCGCTGCCCGACGAATTGCTGAACACGCTGCTGAAGAATCAGTGGACCGTGACGGACGATCCCAAACAGCACGATCGCCGCAGCATTTACGTGTTCGCGCGGAGGAACCTGCGTTATCCGATCTTCGACGTCTTTGACCGGCCGGACGCAAACGCCAGTTGCCCGCGGCGGTCCGTTTCAACGACGGCGCCCCAGTCGCTGCATCTGCTGAATTCGAAGTTTTCACTGGCAACAGCGGAACGGTTCGCGACCTCGGTATCCGGCGAAACTTCCGTCACGAGCGAACAGATCACGGAGGTTTTTCGCCGGGGACTTGGTCGTTATCCCACCGCCGATGAACTCGCCGCCGCTACCGAGTTCCTGTCTCATCCCGACACCGAAAACGGCCTCGCTCACCTGTGTCTGGTGATCTTCAACCTGAACGAATTCATCTACGTCGACTAA